A region from the Streptomyces sp. 3214.6 genome encodes:
- a CDS encoding BTAD domain-containing putative transcriptional regulator, with protein sequence MTSLLPAQQWTAFRIPVSEAMSRGRLTEQLAHGSLGLVIAPPGFGKTALLAQAAEAHPGPVTWYQARSDADERELLTTLGYPADALAGSAWPPGAGRQVSRRRDAGDGGPAGRLVVIDDMHLLSPAVRALAVRLGQLAPPHPRVLIGTRPAPGLSAAALEASGATVVNADTLRFRSWEVEHLFPYLYDTALRPGIALPLVRATGGRAATLRLFARAVAARTDTGQERILADGMFGREYLEREVLAPLPGRLGRFLTETCLLGRLTADACRALTGRPDSAEMLWSLAHEHGVLRADPDGRTYGAEPLLRECLRARLTGTLTDVELTRLRARAAACAAAGDHEDRQDPPPSAVRRRLGSADWPDPLRIVVAGGPDIYLGRSAGRVAQDGSGSSAALLVQGIAAALTGDSTAGATVRRALAEATDDAPVALSGQLVRVALAVLAGGPARPVPYPELQRIAYDAERLDLLWLSRAARCLLGLGPHPEDAGQPVVVLEECTRLGDAEGAALAASAVCLRSVRTGRPGIGELEDVVRRFRALGWGTLEAWGRAALAVVEVAHDLPDAGQRAAQAEAFARSAGVTGARALAMGAMALAAPDAASRAELQEAAWSTARSARLPVAGLRSWLTALAAPTGQPPAGQPPAGQAPTGPLGDGGAATGRARAGGQHTTASGRVLAARSAPGLTVRCLGGFEFTLAGREHDWAKLRPRAQAVLRLLAVHAGQAVHRDHLLLAFWDGVTTPSTLHNLQVTVSSLRSFLEPERPRGGSRLIARQGDSYRLVLAPGDVSDVAAFERAVRDGRRARAQKRSEEAADAFRIALDHYAGELLPEDGHAEWVAGHRERLRREAAGAAVALAEIRLAQSRPVDAVEAAERCLEIDGHRDAAWRALIRACDAAGLAADGARARKGYSAMLASLGIPPSGGLSHPM encoded by the coding sequence ATGACGAGTCTTTTACCGGCTCAGCAGTGGACCGCGTTCCGGATACCGGTCTCCGAGGCCATGTCCCGGGGCCGGCTGACCGAGCAGCTCGCCCACGGCTCGTTGGGCCTGGTGATCGCCCCGCCCGGCTTCGGCAAGACCGCGCTGTTGGCGCAGGCGGCCGAGGCGCATCCGGGTCCGGTGACGTGGTATCAGGCCCGGTCCGACGCCGACGAGCGGGAGTTGCTCACCACGCTCGGGTATCCGGCAGACGCGCTGGCGGGCTCCGCCTGGCCGCCCGGCGCGGGCCGGCAGGTGTCGCGGCGCCGAGATGCCGGGGACGGCGGCCCCGCCGGGCGACTCGTCGTCATCGATGACATGCACCTGCTCTCACCGGCCGTGCGGGCGCTCGCGGTCCGGCTCGGCCAACTGGCGCCGCCCCACCCCCGGGTGCTGATCGGGACGCGCCCCGCCCCGGGGCTGTCGGCGGCCGCGCTGGAGGCGTCGGGCGCGACGGTGGTAAACGCCGACACCCTGCGTTTCCGCTCCTGGGAGGTCGAGCACCTGTTCCCGTACCTGTACGACACGGCGCTGCGCCCCGGGATCGCGCTGCCCCTCGTCCGGGCCACCGGCGGCAGGGCCGCGACGCTGAGACTGTTCGCCAGAGCCGTGGCGGCCCGCACCGACACGGGGCAGGAGCGGATCCTGGCCGACGGGATGTTCGGCCGCGAATACCTGGAGCGGGAGGTGCTCGCCCCACTCCCCGGCCGTCTCGGACGGTTCCTGACGGAGACCTGCCTGCTGGGCCGGCTCACCGCCGACGCCTGCCGCGCGCTGACCGGCCGCCCCGACAGCGCCGAGATGCTGTGGTCCCTGGCCCACGAACACGGAGTCCTGCGCGCCGACCCGGACGGACGGACGTACGGCGCCGAGCCCCTGCTCCGCGAGTGTCTGCGCGCGCGGCTCACCGGCACACTGACCGACGTCGAACTGACCCGGCTGCGCGCCCGGGCCGCTGCCTGCGCCGCCGCGGGCGATCATGAAGATCGTCAGGACCCGCCGCCGTCGGCGGTGCGCCGTCGCCTCGGATCCGCCGACTGGCCCGACCCGCTGCGCATCGTCGTCGCGGGCGGCCCGGACATCTACCTCGGCCGCTCCGCCGGACGCGTCGCCCAGGACGGTTCCGGCAGCTCCGCCGCCCTCCTCGTCCAGGGCATCGCCGCCGCCCTGACCGGCGACAGCACGGCCGGCGCCACCGTGCGCCGGGCCCTGGCGGAGGCGACGGACGATGCCCCGGTCGCGCTGTCCGGGCAACTGGTCCGGGTGGCGCTGGCCGTGCTGGCCGGGGGTCCGGCCAGGCCGGTCCCCTACCCGGAACTCCAGCGGATCGCGTACGACGCCGAACGGCTGGACCTGCTGTGGCTGAGCCGGGCCGCCCGGTGCCTGCTGGGCCTGGGGCCGCACCCCGAGGACGCCGGCCAGCCGGTCGTCGTGCTGGAGGAGTGCACCCGGCTCGGCGACGCCGAAGGCGCGGCGCTCGCCGCGTCGGCCGTGTGCCTGCGCTCGGTGCGCACCGGACGCCCCGGCATCGGCGAGTTGGAGGACGTCGTACGACGGTTCCGGGCGCTGGGCTGGGGCACGCTGGAGGCGTGGGGCCGGGCCGCCCTGGCCGTGGTGGAGGTCGCGCACGATCTGCCGGACGCCGGGCAGCGCGCCGCCCAGGCGGAGGCGTTCGCCCGGTCGGCGGGTGTCACGGGCGCCCGTGCGCTGGCCATGGGGGCGATGGCGCTGGCGGCGCCTGACGCGGCGAGCCGGGCCGAGTTGCAGGAGGCCGCCTGGTCGACGGCCCGGTCCGCGCGACTGCCGGTGGCCGGGCTGCGTTCCTGGCTCACCGCGCTCGCGGCCCCCACCGGACAGCCCCCCGCCGGACAGCCCCCTGCCGGGCAGGCCCCGACCGGCCCGCTCGGGGACGGCGGAGCCGCAACGGGCAGGGCCAGAGCCGGCGGGCAGCACACCACCGCGTCCGGACGCGTCCTCGCGGCACGGTCGGCGCCGGGCCTGACGGTGCGTTGCCTCGGCGGCTTCGAGTTCACCCTGGCCGGGCGCGAGCACGACTGGGCGAAGCTGCGCCCCAGGGCACAGGCGGTGCTGCGGCTCCTCGCGGTACACGCCGGCCAGGCCGTCCACCGTGACCATCTGCTGCTCGCGTTCTGGGACGGGGTGACGACACCCTCCACGCTGCACAACCTCCAGGTGACGGTCTCCAGTCTGCGTTCCTTCCTGGAACCGGAACGTCCCCGGGGCGGTTCCCGGCTCATCGCGCGGCAGGGCGACTCCTACCGGCTGGTGCTGGCGCCCGGTGATGTGAGCGACGTCGCGGCGTTCGAGCGTGCGGTGCGCGACGGCCGACGAGCCCGGGCGCAGAAGCGGTCGGAGGAGGCGGCGGACGCGTTCCGCATCGCTCTGGACCACTACGCGGGCGAACTGCTGCCCGAGGACGGGCACGCCGAGTGGGTGGCCGGCCACCGGGAACGGCTGCGCCGGGAAGCGGCGGGCGCGGCCGTGGCCCTGGCCGAGATACGTCTCGCCCAGAGCCGGCCCGTGGACGCCGTGGAGGCGGCCGAACGCTGCCTCGAGATCGACGGGCACCGCGACGCCGCGTGGCGGGCCCTGATTCGGGCGTGCGACGCCGCGGGGCTCGCGGCCGACGGCGCGCGGGCCCGGAAGGGCTACTCGGCGATGCTGGCCTCCCTGGGGATCCCGCCGTCGGGGGGGCTGTCCCATCCGATGTAG
- a CDS encoding NADase-type glycan-binding domain-containing protein, which produces MSGPGGLICPDCGHHNARGAAFCASCNAFLDWEQSGAGSEDGGQGTATAPRAAVAGPAVSGPAAQGSVAQGSVAQGSVAQGSVAQGPVAADASGAGPSVQGAVTAGPAPEPTTARTASALPRPQTSTPAATQPQAQPTSESGASGTVRRPGERSADPDDLPAEPDTRDAPETAPHPRTPVHDLVCPACAQANPRTRTLCLRCGAVLTATVAAEERLSWWARLRRRLRRRPPRRLAAGQRPAGRAWRRPSLAIPITLVVLLGGGYLARPHLSSLIDNLRDRTAKPTPVNPKFAEGSSHLKDHGPNLAFDGANNTYWAPTQAGAGTGEEVQARFEQPVTLTTLIIQTGISVNKDEFLKQARPSVLDVELGEPGGAVHKKQLKLEDKPGPQTLDLEGKNVSTVRFIVRSSYGAEGKNRHTAILEVEFFGRR; this is translated from the coding sequence ATGAGCGGCCCCGGCGGGCTGATCTGCCCGGACTGCGGCCACCACAACGCGCGGGGCGCGGCGTTCTGCGCGTCCTGCAACGCCTTCCTGGACTGGGAGCAGAGCGGCGCCGGCTCCGAAGACGGCGGTCAGGGCACGGCAACGGCGCCCCGTGCCGCGGTCGCCGGGCCCGCCGTCTCCGGCCCGGCGGCGCAGGGTTCCGTGGCGCAGGGTTCCGTGGCGCAGGGGTCGGTGGCGCAGGGGTCGGTGGCGCAGGGCCCCGTGGCAGCGGACGCGTCCGGTGCCGGGCCGTCCGTCCAGGGAGCGGTCACCGCCGGTCCCGCGCCGGAGCCGACGACCGCCCGGACCGCTTCCGCCCTGCCCCGGCCGCAGACCTCGACGCCCGCTGCCACACAGCCCCAGGCGCAGCCGACGTCGGAATCCGGGGCGTCCGGCACCGTGCGGCGGCCCGGTGAGCGGTCGGCGGACCCGGACGACCTGCCCGCGGAGCCGGACACGCGGGACGCCCCCGAGACCGCCCCCCACCCCCGGACCCCGGTCCATGATCTGGTCTGTCCGGCATGCGCACAGGCCAACCCCCGTACCCGCACCCTGTGTCTGCGCTGCGGCGCCGTGCTCACCGCGACTGTGGCGGCGGAGGAACGGCTCTCGTGGTGGGCGCGACTGCGGCGTCGGCTCCGCCGCCGCCCGCCTCGTCGGCTCGCGGCCGGACAGCGTCCTGCGGGCCGGGCATGGCGACGGCCGAGCCTCGCGATCCCGATCACGCTGGTCGTCCTGCTCGGCGGCGGCTACCTCGCCCGGCCCCACCTGAGCAGCCTCATCGACAACCTCCGCGACCGGACGGCCAAACCCACCCCTGTCAATCCGAAGTTCGCGGAGGGGTCCAGTCACCTCAAGGACCACGGGCCGAACCTGGCGTTCGACGGGGCCAACAACACCTACTGGGCGCCGACACAGGCCGGCGCGGGCACGGGTGAGGAGGTTCAGGCACGCTTCGAACAGCCCGTCACGCTCACGACACTCATCATCCAGACCGGGATCTCGGTCAACAAGGACGAGTTCCTCAAGCAGGCCAGGCCGTCCGTCCTCGACGTCGAACTGGGCGAACCGGGCGGCGCGGTGCACAAGAAGCAGCTCAAGCTGGAGGACAAGCCGGGGCCGCAGACGCTGGACCTCGAAGGGAAGAACGTCAGTACGGTGCGGTTCATCGTCCGGTCCAGTTACGGAGCCGAGGGGAAGAACCGGCACACGGCGATCCTGGAGGTCGAGTTCTTCGGCCGCCGATGA
- a CDS encoding phage tail protein, translating to MRAAVAGLPTPHPLIYQLPAVYLGEDFIQRFLAALDDVLAPVLLTIDNLPAHLDPRTAPEDFLAWLGEWVAVGPAADRPAGQRRAAVLGAVERHRRRGTRGGLDEAVRLEFGTEAEIEETGGTSWSETAHSPLPGPAGAPPRVSVRVRVADPDAAGAERLRRLVAGEVPAHVGYDTELLPLADAS from the coding sequence ATGCGCGCAGCGGTCGCGGGACTGCCCACGCCTCATCCACTCATCTACCAACTCCCGGCCGTCTACCTGGGAGAGGACTTCATCCAGCGGTTCCTCGCGGCGCTGGACGACGTACTGGCGCCGGTGCTGCTCACCATCGACAACCTCCCCGCCCATCTCGACCCGCGAACCGCCCCGGAGGACTTCCTGGCGTGGCTGGGCGAATGGGTGGCCGTGGGCCCCGCCGCCGACCGGCCGGCCGGACAACGCCGGGCCGCGGTCCTCGGGGCGGTGGAACGGCACCGCAGACGAGGCACGAGAGGCGGACTCGACGAAGCCGTACGGCTGGAGTTCGGCACGGAGGCGGAGATCGAGGAGACCGGTGGAACGTCGTGGTCCGAGACGGCGCACAGCCCCCTGCCCGGACCGGCCGGTGCGCCGCCCCGGGTGAGCGTACGGGTGCGGGTGGCCGACCCGGACGCGGCAGGCGCGGAGCGGCTACGGCGGCTGGTGGCCGGTGAGGTGCCGGCGCACGTCGGATACGACACCGAACTGCTGCCCCTCGCGGACGCGTCATGA
- a CDS encoding putative baseplate assembly protein, with protein MTLPSPHLDDRKFQGLVDEAKRFVQQRCPEWSDHNVSDPGVTLIEAFATMVDQLLYRVNRVPEKNYLAFLDLIGVRLHPPTAARTDVTFWLSAPQPENVRVKAGTEVATVRTETEEAVVFTTVRDLPIVPCGLARLATCPAGGGATDRTQELALGRDVPCFDSEPAPGDALYVGLTNPVRAGVVVLRLDCRVDGVGVDPRRPPLRWEAWDGKAWARCDVEEDTTGGFNRPGQVVLHLPGAHAESTIARQTAGWVRCRLVSAEPDQPTYLQSPTIREAEAFTIGATVEAVHAETVTDEVLGLSEGVPGQSFHVARPPVVPGDEPFVVEVADGSDWSLWHRVDDFAHSGPGDRHLTLDPNSGRIDFGPAVREPDGTIRYYGAVPAKGAPVRIRAYRTGGGSPGNVAAGTLRMLRTSLPFVARAENRRAAVGGVDGESVESAKVRGPMTLSTLYRAVVPRDYEVLAREVAPDAARVACVPAGEGEEGGVRLLLVPAVRSDDQGRLHFDDLVPPRETLRALADYLDQRRPIGTRLVVEPPYYQGVTVVASVLAAPGAAADPVRTAALAALYGYFNPITGGPSGQGWPFGRPIHAGEVYAVLQRVPGVDLVEDVRLFPADPVTGQRAEPVTRIVLDPHALVFSYEHQLRMREA; from the coding sequence GTGACGCTGCCCTCCCCCCATCTCGACGACCGGAAGTTCCAGGGACTCGTCGACGAGGCCAAGAGATTCGTCCAGCAGCGCTGCCCCGAGTGGAGCGACCACAACGTCTCCGATCCGGGTGTGACCCTGATCGAGGCGTTCGCCACGATGGTCGACCAGCTCCTCTACCGCGTCAACCGCGTGCCGGAGAAGAACTACCTGGCCTTCCTCGACCTGATCGGCGTCCGACTGCACCCGCCCACCGCCGCCCGCACGGACGTCACGTTCTGGCTCTCCGCGCCGCAGCCCGAGAACGTCCGGGTCAAGGCCGGCACCGAGGTCGCCACCGTGCGCACCGAGACCGAGGAGGCGGTGGTGTTCACCACCGTCCGCGACCTGCCGATCGTGCCGTGCGGACTGGCCCGGCTGGCGACCTGCCCCGCCGGAGGCGGAGCCACCGACCGTACGCAGGAACTCGCCCTCGGCCGCGACGTGCCCTGCTTCGACTCCGAGCCCGCCCCCGGCGACGCCCTGTACGTCGGCCTGACCAACCCCGTCCGGGCCGGGGTCGTCGTGCTGCGTCTGGACTGCCGGGTGGACGGCGTCGGCGTCGACCCGCGCCGCCCGCCGCTGCGCTGGGAGGCGTGGGACGGCAAGGCGTGGGCGCGCTGCGACGTCGAGGAGGACACGACCGGCGGCTTCAACCGCCCCGGCCAGGTGGTGCTGCACCTGCCGGGCGCTCACGCGGAGTCCACGATCGCGCGCCAGACCGCGGGGTGGGTGCGCTGCCGACTGGTCTCCGCCGAGCCGGACCAGCCCACCTATCTGCAGTCGCCGACCATCCGCGAGGCCGAGGCCTTCACCATCGGCGCGACGGTCGAGGCCGTGCACGCCGAAACGGTGACGGACGAGGTCCTGGGGCTGTCCGAGGGCGTGCCCGGCCAGTCCTTCCACGTCGCCCGGCCCCCCGTCGTGCCGGGCGACGAGCCGTTCGTCGTGGAGGTGGCGGACGGCTCGGACTGGTCGCTGTGGCACCGCGTCGACGACTTCGCCCACTCGGGACCCGGCGACCGGCATCTGACGCTGGATCCGAACTCCGGCCGGATCGACTTCGGTCCGGCGGTTCGCGAGCCGGACGGCACGATCCGCTACTACGGCGCCGTGCCGGCCAAGGGAGCCCCCGTGCGGATCCGCGCCTACCGGACCGGCGGCGGCAGCCCCGGCAACGTCGCGGCGGGGACGCTGCGGATGCTGCGCACCTCGCTGCCGTTCGTCGCCCGCGCCGAGAACCGGCGGGCCGCCGTCGGCGGCGTCGACGGGGAGAGCGTGGAGAGCGCCAAGGTCCGCGGCCCCATGACGTTGAGCACCCTGTACCGGGCGGTCGTCCCACGCGACTACGAGGTGCTGGCGCGGGAGGTCGCCCCGGACGCGGCGCGGGTCGCCTGCGTACCCGCGGGGGAGGGCGAGGAGGGCGGTGTGCGGCTGCTTCTGGTGCCGGCCGTGCGCAGCGACGACCAGGGACGGCTGCACTTCGACGACCTGGTGCCGCCCCGGGAGACGCTGCGGGCCCTCGCCGACTATCTGGACCAGCGCCGTCCCATCGGCACCCGGCTGGTGGTCGAGCCGCCCTACTACCAGGGCGTCACCGTCGTGGCGTCCGTCCTGGCGGCCCCCGGTGCGGCCGCCGACCCGGTCCGCACCGCGGCGCTGGCCGCCTTGTACGGGTACTTCAACCCGATCACCGGAGGACCGAGCGGGCAGGGCTGGCCGTTCGGGCGGCCGATCCACGCCGGAGAGGTGTACGCCGTCCTGCAACGGGTGCCGGGCGTCGACCTCGTCGAGGACGTCAGGCTCTTCCCGGCCGACCCGGTGACCGGGCAGCGCGCCGAGCCGGTCACCAGGATCGTGCTCGACCCGCACGCCCTCGTCTTTTCCTACGAGCACCAACTCCGAATGCGGGAGGCCTGA
- a CDS encoding GPW/gp25 family protein, with protein sequence MGQQFVGAGWAFPPRTDATGSIALVRGEREIEESIRLVLATSPGERPMRPEFGCAIHDYVFAPADASTAGQVAYEIRLALDRWEPRIEVVGIDVRFDAVEDGVLYIDISYTVRGTNDPRNLVFPFYVIPAHEEGTGP encoded by the coding sequence ATGGGACAGCAGTTCGTCGGCGCGGGCTGGGCGTTCCCGCCGCGCACCGACGCCACCGGCAGCATCGCCCTGGTGCGCGGCGAGCGGGAGATCGAGGAATCGATCCGGCTCGTGCTCGCCACCTCGCCGGGGGAGCGACCCATGCGGCCGGAGTTCGGCTGCGCCATCCACGACTACGTGTTCGCCCCCGCCGACGCGAGCACCGCCGGCCAGGTCGCCTACGAGATCCGGCTCGCCCTGGACCGCTGGGAGCCGCGGATCGAGGTCGTGGGCATCGACGTCCGTTTCGACGCGGTGGAGGACGGCGTGCTGTACATCGACATCAGCTACACCGTGCGGGGCACGAACGACCCCCGCAACCTCGTGTTCCCGTTCTATGTGATCCCCGCGCACGAGGAAGGAACGGGTCCGTGA
- a CDS encoding PAAR domain-containing protein, with translation MPPAARVGDPTGHPGTVGPPGAPTVLIGGMPAATVGTTHTCAFPPPAVHPPSVIIPPGCPTVLINGRPAARMGDTAACGAPIIAGCPTVLIGG, from the coding sequence ATGCCACCCGCCGCTCGCGTCGGCGATCCCACCGGCCACCCCGGGACGGTCGGCCCGCCTGGCGCGCCCACCGTCCTCATCGGCGGCATGCCCGCCGCCACCGTCGGCACCACCCACACGTGCGCCTTCCCGCCGCCCGCAGTGCACCCGCCGTCCGTGATCATTCCGCCGGGCTGCCCCACCGTCCTGATCAACGGCAGGCCCGCCGCCCGCATGGGTGACACCGCCGCCTGCGGTGCCCCGATCATTGCGGGCTGCCCGACCGTCCTGATCGGCGGGTGA
- a CDS encoding VgrG-related protein, translated as MANDTVAKILVMEIGGTRLPADLANTLVEGYVDDSRTLPDTFVLRFRDPSRVLLDKAGIKIGSEARLLVSSGAGGSPKPLLKGEVTALELDFDETGTFTVVRGMDKAHRLFRGRRVAAYQNMTVADICRRVAQRAGLRTGTIDVSGPVLEHVAQANVSDWEFLRDLAEDAGAQVYVIDGALHVTGPTAASGAPGSSARADRDPLVLELGKNLVRCRAGVTAAEQVSQVQVRGWDTKTKQALVGTAQAGSADTVQLGISPADAARPFGKADYLVTDNSYGAQARVEQVAKALAQRIAGSFAEMEAVIQGNPEVRAGGAVALSGVGSPFDGRYTVTASRHVFDAQRGYETWVTVSGQQERSLSALAGAAAGRAGRLPEVDGVVIGLVSDTKDPDKLSRVKVKFPWLSDEYVSDWARCAQTSGGGGKGGKGTSAFVPEVGDEVLVGFEQGRLDRPYVLGCLFNGQDKPSTASGDLIDGTSGAVNRRTFSSRSGNQLELLDTASGPQGVRMVTGDGKLTLDLDRKGTKIIVHSDGTVEIDAKEKVTVKAGNGALMDAGSGTLELTGKSVKVTAQTGVQVDGGNGQVGLTTSGGVEVKGSQVAVNGTARTEIKGGATCTINAGLVRIN; from the coding sequence ATGGCCAACGACACCGTCGCCAAGATCCTCGTCATGGAGATCGGCGGGACCAGGCTGCCCGCCGACCTCGCCAACACCTTGGTGGAGGGCTACGTCGACGACAGCCGAACCCTGCCCGACACGTTCGTCCTGCGGTTTCGCGACCCCAGCCGGGTGCTGCTCGACAAGGCCGGCATCAAGATCGGTTCCGAGGCGCGGCTGCTGGTCTCCTCCGGTGCGGGCGGCTCGCCGAAGCCACTGCTCAAGGGCGAGGTGACCGCACTGGAGCTGGACTTCGACGAGACCGGGACGTTCACCGTGGTCCGCGGCATGGACAAGGCGCACCGGCTCTTCCGGGGCCGTCGGGTCGCCGCCTACCAGAACATGACCGTCGCGGACATCTGCCGCCGCGTCGCCCAGCGCGCCGGGCTCCGGACGGGGACCATCGACGTCTCGGGGCCGGTCCTCGAACACGTCGCCCAGGCGAACGTCTCCGACTGGGAGTTCCTCCGCGACCTGGCCGAGGACGCCGGTGCACAGGTCTATGTGATCGACGGCGCCCTGCACGTCACCGGGCCCACCGCGGCATCCGGCGCGCCCGGCTCCTCGGCCCGCGCCGACCGTGACCCGCTGGTGCTGGAACTCGGGAAGAACCTGGTGCGCTGCCGCGCCGGGGTGACCGCCGCCGAGCAGGTCTCCCAGGTCCAGGTGCGCGGCTGGGACACCAAGACGAAGCAGGCGCTGGTCGGCACGGCGCAGGCCGGCAGCGCGGACACGGTCCAACTGGGCATCAGCCCGGCGGACGCGGCGCGCCCCTTCGGGAAGGCCGACTACCTCGTCACCGACAACTCCTACGGCGCGCAGGCCCGCGTCGAGCAGGTCGCGAAGGCGCTGGCGCAGCGGATCGCCGGGTCGTTCGCCGAGATGGAGGCGGTCATCCAGGGCAATCCCGAGGTCCGGGCCGGCGGCGCCGTCGCACTGTCCGGGGTCGGATCCCCGTTCGACGGCCGGTACACCGTCACCGCCTCCCGGCACGTCTTCGACGCACAGCGCGGCTACGAGACCTGGGTGACCGTCTCGGGCCAGCAGGAGCGCTCCCTGTCGGCGCTGGCCGGCGCCGCCGCGGGCCGGGCGGGCCGGCTCCCCGAGGTGGACGGAGTCGTCATCGGTCTCGTCTCCGACACCAAGGACCCGGACAAACTCAGCCGCGTCAAGGTCAAGTTCCCCTGGCTGTCCGACGAGTACGTCAGCGACTGGGCCCGGTGCGCGCAGACCTCCGGAGGAGGGGGCAAGGGCGGCAAGGGAACCTCCGCGTTCGTCCCGGAGGTGGGTGACGAGGTCCTGGTCGGGTTCGAGCAGGGCCGGCTCGACCGGCCGTATGTACTCGGCTGCCTCTTCAACGGGCAGGACAAACCGTCCACGGCGAGCGGCGACCTGATCGACGGGACCAGCGGCGCCGTCAACCGGCGGACGTTCTCCTCCCGCAGCGGCAACCAGCTCGAACTGCTCGACACCGCCTCCGGGCCGCAGGGCGTACGGATGGTCACCGGCGACGGCAAGCTCACCCTCGACCTCGACCGCAAGGGCACCAAGATCATCGTGCACAGTGACGGCACGGTGGAGATCGACGCCAAGGAGAAGGTCACCGTCAAGGCGGGCAACGGCGCGCTGATGGACGCGGGCAGCGGCACCCTCGAACTGACCGGCAAGTCGGTGAAGGTCACCGCGCAGACAGGCGTCCAGGTGGACGGCGGCAACGGCCAGGTCGGGCTCACGACGAGCGGGGGAGTGGAGGTGAAGGGCAGCCAGGTCGCGGTCAACGGCACCGCGCGCACGGAGATCAAGGGCGGGGCGACCTGCACGATCAACGCGGGCCTGGTCCGGATCAACTGA
- a CDS encoding CIS tube protein: MSGPVAFSAAGGGARSASAAGGDARPKLEHAYLELRTPPSGGSLTPGGPCGRIDFQFNPKELSLGKSASWKRTPAKGAKSAGPPEYQGPQPSKLTVEMFFDASDTQDTSVVKAVESLFACCVPTNETRQAQRSSPPWVVFHWGGITGFPGYVSQVQVKYTLFTTSGTPIRAVCQVTMEEISGETAGQNPTSGALTARRVHRIRAGDTLQGLAWAEYGDAAAWRAIAEANGIDDPMRLTEGRELLLPSADELDTLPGGAAEPAAYGSAATGGRKDV; this comes from the coding sequence ATGAGCGGGCCCGTGGCGTTCAGCGCGGCAGGCGGCGGCGCGAGGTCGGCGTCGGCCGCGGGCGGTGACGCGCGGCCCAAGCTGGAGCACGCCTACCTCGAACTGCGCACCCCGCCCTCGGGCGGCAGCCTCACCCCCGGTGGACCCTGCGGCCGGATCGACTTCCAGTTCAATCCGAAGGAGCTCAGCCTGGGCAAGTCCGCGTCCTGGAAACGCACCCCCGCCAAGGGCGCGAAGAGCGCGGGCCCTCCGGAGTACCAGGGGCCGCAGCCCAGCAAGCTCACCGTGGAGATGTTCTTCGACGCGAGCGACACCCAGGACACCAGTGTCGTCAAAGCGGTGGAGAGTCTGTTCGCCTGCTGCGTGCCGACCAACGAGACCCGGCAGGCGCAGCGGTCGTCGCCGCCCTGGGTGGTCTTCCACTGGGGCGGCATCACCGGCTTCCCCGGCTACGTCAGCCAGGTCCAGGTCAAGTACACGCTGTTCACCACGTCCGGGACGCCGATCCGCGCGGTGTGCCAGGTGACGATGGAGGAGATCAGCGGAGAGACGGCCGGCCAGAACCCGACGTCGGGGGCGCTCACCGCCCGCCGTGTCCACCGCATCCGCGCCGGCGACACCCTGCAGGGCCTCGCCTGGGCCGAGTACGGCGACGCGGCGGCCTGGCGGGCCATCGCCGAGGCCAATGGCATCGACGATCCGATGCGGCTGACGGAGGGGCGGGAACTGCTGCTCCCGTCGGCCGACGAACTGGACACGCTGCCGGGCGGCGCGGCGGAGCCCGCCGCGTACGGGTCCGCGGCGACCGGCGGCCGGAAGGACGTCTGA
- a CDS encoding phage tail protein, translating into MSTTQDPAVTVCFVVTIDGIELGSFNTCEGLGCEVVLEAREEGGNNGHVWQLPTRLKYPNVKLSRPLTKDTQKVAKWFASMTTGFARKTAHIEARTGDDVMVARWGLLEVVPVRWTGPTFNPESPKVATETIEIAHHGYMMEPGA; encoded by the coding sequence ATGTCCACGACCCAGGACCCGGCGGTCACGGTCTGCTTCGTCGTCACGATCGACGGGATCGAGCTGGGGTCGTTCAACACCTGTGAGGGGCTGGGCTGCGAGGTGGTGCTCGAAGCCCGTGAGGAGGGCGGGAACAACGGCCATGTCTGGCAGTTGCCGACCCGCCTGAAGTACCCCAACGTCAAACTGTCCCGGCCGCTGACGAAGGACACCCAGAAGGTGGCCAAGTGGTTCGCCAGCATGACCACCGGGTTCGCCCGCAAGACCGCGCACATCGAGGCACGCACCGGCGACGACGTGATGGTCGCCCGCTGGGGCCTGCTGGAGGTGGTGCCGGTGCGCTGGACCGGGCCCACGTTCAACCCCGAGTCGCCCAAGGTCGCCACGGAGACCATCGAGATCGCGCACCACGGTTACATGATGGAGCCCGGAGCATGA
- a CDS encoding DUF6760 family protein, protein MTYAVERLYEEIAYLAYHFHWPLEELLDLEHPERQRYVEQIARLNGR, encoded by the coding sequence GTGACGTACGCGGTCGAGCGCCTTTACGAGGAGATCGCGTACCTGGCCTATCACTTCCACTGGCCGCTCGAAGAGCTGCTCGATCTGGAACACCCCGAACGGCAGCGGTACGTCGAGCAGATCGCCCGTCTCAACGGACGGTGA